A section of the Oncorhynchus tshawytscha isolate Ot180627B linkage group LG09, Otsh_v2.0, whole genome shotgun sequence genome encodes:
- the qpctlb gene encoding glutaminyl-peptide cyclotransferase-like protein isoform X2: MRTIRRHRSATGTELLLGRCNRLRMSRVRMLLVCLCGMLAMALTLGFYLSSNNTRDDDDSIHMHDNIQFRVPDLIRDKLTHNPRRSTVAQIKRLVGQVNSGRLWYSLLRPILVERLPGTRGSRRVREHIYSHLEFLSAGWSLEVDSFNSATPKGLITFSNLLAVLDPSAPRRLLLACHYDSKVMPPASKTPDGPLRRFLGASDAAVPCAMILELVTALDVHLKVLKQQKSQVTLQLVFFDGNEAFEQPSPSDSLYGSRYLAEQMSRTPHPPGAEHTTLLNALDLFVLLDLIGAPDPMFVNHFDNTVRWFDELIYAERRLHKLGLLSSHPREGFQYYT, encoded by the exons ATGAGAACCATCCGGAGGCACCGATCTGCGACGGGCACCGAGCTGCTACTGGGACGCTGCAACCGGCTCCGGATGTCCCGAGTTCGGATGCTTCTCGTTTGTCTATGCGGGATGCTGGCTATGGCTCTGACACTTGGATTTTATTTGTCGAGTAATAATACAAGAGATGATGATGACAGTATTCATATGCACGATAACATACAATTTCGTGTGCCAGACCTAATAAGAGACAAG TTGACCCATAACCCCCGTAGGTCCACTGTGGCCCAGATCAAACGTCTGGTGGGCCAGGTAAATTCGGGGAGGCTTTGGTACTCTCTCCTGAGGCCCATCCTGGTAGAGAGACTGCCAGGTACAAGAGGCAGCCGTAGGGTGCGTGAG CACATCTACAGCCATCTAGAGTTCCTGTCAGCGGGTTGGTCGTTGGAGGTCGACTCCTTTAACTCTGCTACCCCAAAGGGACTAATCACCTTCTCCAACCTGCTAGCAGTCCTGGACCCCTCGGCCCCGCGTCGTCTGCTGCTGGCCTGCCACTACGACTCCAAGGTCATGCCCCCAGCTTCCAAAACCCCCGACGGTCCTCTCAGGAGGTTCCTAGGGGCCAGCGACGCGGCCGTCCCCTGTGCCATGATACTGGAGCTGGTGACTGCACTGGACGTCCACCTGAAAGTGCTAAAACAACAG AAGTCACAAGTGACATTGCAGTTGGTTTTCTTTGATGGTAATGAGGCGTTTGAGCAGCCAAGCCCCTCCGACTCTCTGTATGGCTCACGTTACCTTGCTGAACAAATGTCCCGCACCCCTCACCCCCCAGGAGCCGAACATACCACCCTGTTAAATGCTTTG GACCTGTTTGTTCTGTTGGATCTGATTGGTGCACCTGACCCTAtgtttgtcaaccactttgacaACACTGTACGCTGGTTTGATGAGCTCATATATGCAG AGAGGAGACTACATAAGCTGGGTCTGCTGTCCTCCCACCCCAGAGAG GGGTTccagtactacacatga
- the qpctlb gene encoding glutaminyl-peptide cyclotransferase isoform X1: MRTIRRHRSATGTELLLGRCNRLRMSRVRMLLVCLCGMLAMALTLGFYLSSNNTRDDDDSIHMHDNIQFRVPDLIRDKLTHNPRRSTVAQIKRLVGQVNSGRLWYSLLRPILVERLPGTRGSRRVREHIYSHLEFLSAGWSLEVDSFNSATPKGLITFSNLLAVLDPSAPRRLLLACHYDSKVMPPASKTPDGPLRRFLGASDAAVPCAMILELVTALDVHLKVLKQQKSQVTLQLVFFDGNEAFEQPSPSDSLYGSRYLAEQMSRTPHPPGAEHTTLLNALDLFVLLDLIGAPDPMFVNHFDNTVRWFDELIYAERRLHKLGLLSSHPREVSYFRKDINLGPVEDDHVPFLQQGVPVLHMITTPFPSFMHTLEDTAEHIHSQTIENLTKVLVVFLAEYIGL, translated from the exons ATGAGAACCATCCGGAGGCACCGATCTGCGACGGGCACCGAGCTGCTACTGGGACGCTGCAACCGGCTCCGGATGTCCCGAGTTCGGATGCTTCTCGTTTGTCTATGCGGGATGCTGGCTATGGCTCTGACACTTGGATTTTATTTGTCGAGTAATAATACAAGAGATGATGATGACAGTATTCATATGCACGATAACATACAATTTCGTGTGCCAGACCTAATAAGAGACAAG TTGACCCATAACCCCCGTAGGTCCACTGTGGCCCAGATCAAACGTCTGGTGGGCCAGGTAAATTCGGGGAGGCTTTGGTACTCTCTCCTGAGGCCCATCCTGGTAGAGAGACTGCCAGGTACAAGAGGCAGCCGTAGGGTGCGTGAG CACATCTACAGCCATCTAGAGTTCCTGTCAGCGGGTTGGTCGTTGGAGGTCGACTCCTTTAACTCTGCTACCCCAAAGGGACTAATCACCTTCTCCAACCTGCTAGCAGTCCTGGACCCCTCGGCCCCGCGTCGTCTGCTGCTGGCCTGCCACTACGACTCCAAGGTCATGCCCCCAGCTTCCAAAACCCCCGACGGTCCTCTCAGGAGGTTCCTAGGGGCCAGCGACGCGGCCGTCCCCTGTGCCATGATACTGGAGCTGGTGACTGCACTGGACGTCCACCTGAAAGTGCTAAAACAACAG AAGTCACAAGTGACATTGCAGTTGGTTTTCTTTGATGGTAATGAGGCGTTTGAGCAGCCAAGCCCCTCCGACTCTCTGTATGGCTCACGTTACCTTGCTGAACAAATGTCCCGCACCCCTCACCCCCCAGGAGCCGAACATACCACCCTGTTAAATGCTTTG GACCTGTTTGTTCTGTTGGATCTGATTGGTGCACCTGACCCTAtgtttgtcaaccactttgacaACACTGTACGCTGGTTTGATGAGCTCATATATGCAG AGAGGAGACTACATAAGCTGGGTCTGCTGTCCTCCCACCCCAGAGAGGTGAGCTACTTTAGGAAGGACATAAACCTGGGCCCTGTGGAGGACGACCATGTGCCCTTCCTCCAGCAGG GGGTTccagtactacacatgatcacaACGCCCTTCCCCTCCTTTATGCACACTCTGGAGGACACAGCGGAACACATCCATTCTCAGACTATCGAGAATCTCACCAAGGTGCTAGTGGTGTTCCTTGCTGAATACATAGGACTCtga